The Nitrospirales bacterium genome includes a window with the following:
- the guaA gene encoding glutamine-hydrolyzing GMP synthase has translation MESSHDTIVILDFGSQYTQLIARRIRELSVHSIILPPTTSLEAIQEHAPKGLIFSGGPASVLVSNAPRPDLSVLTCNLPILGICYGMQILTHHFGGKVGQAQRREFGRAELFIDDTSDLFHNIDSQASIPVWMSHGDRIDHVPDGFTAIAHTDNSPVAAMKNVSSIQPVYCLQFHPEVVHTKHGQQMLSNFAVRICQCRQTWTMGSFIQHIVQDIRTQVGDQKVICALSGGVDSTVAAALTYQALGEQLTCIFIDNGLMRKHEVSVLNDVFTRQYQMDVHMLDQTQEFLTALGKIVDPEQKRKIIGRQFIEAFEKEASRIGQVDFLVQGTLYPDVIESESTKGPSATIKTHHNVGGLPARMKLRLIEPLRELFKDEVRTLGLELGLPEELIWRQPFPGPGLAIRILGSVTQERLDILREADAIVTDEIAKAGLSRDIWQYFAVLLPVQTVGVMGDQRTYESVIAIRAVTSTDGMTADWAALPHDLLGRLSNRIINEVNGVNRVVYDISSKPPGTIEWE, from the coding sequence CGACGACTTCACTAGAAGCCATCCAAGAACATGCCCCTAAGGGATTGATTTTTTCAGGTGGACCAGCGAGTGTTTTAGTGTCTAACGCACCTCGGCCCGACCTCTCGGTTCTTACGTGCAATCTTCCCATCCTCGGGATCTGTTATGGGATGCAAATCTTAACCCACCACTTTGGTGGGAAAGTCGGCCAAGCTCAACGGCGAGAGTTTGGACGGGCTGAATTGTTTATTGACGATACTTCTGACTTATTCCATAACATCGACTCTCAGGCTTCTATCCCCGTCTGGATGTCTCATGGAGATCGAATCGATCACGTGCCGGATGGATTTACAGCCATCGCGCACACCGACAATTCCCCTGTCGCGGCCATGAAGAACGTCAGCTCGATTCAACCAGTCTACTGCTTGCAGTTTCATCCCGAGGTTGTCCATACCAAACATGGACAGCAGATGCTTTCGAATTTTGCCGTCAGGATCTGCCAATGTCGACAGACCTGGACCATGGGTTCGTTCATTCAACATATCGTTCAAGACATTCGCACCCAAGTGGGAGATCAAAAAGTCATCTGCGCGTTAAGTGGCGGGGTCGACTCAACCGTAGCCGCGGCATTAACGTATCAGGCGTTAGGGGAGCAGCTCACATGTATTTTCATCGACAATGGACTCATGCGTAAACATGAAGTGAGCGTTCTCAACGATGTGTTTACCAGGCAGTATCAAATGGATGTCCACATGCTCGACCAGACCCAGGAATTCCTGACCGCGCTGGGCAAGATCGTGGACCCGGAACAAAAACGCAAGATCATCGGACGACAGTTCATCGAGGCCTTCGAAAAAGAAGCCAGCCGAATCGGACAAGTCGACTTCCTCGTGCAAGGCACGCTGTACCCAGATGTCATTGAGAGCGAAAGTACGAAAGGACCATCGGCTACGATCAAAACTCACCATAATGTCGGTGGGTTGCCCGCTCGCATGAAACTTCGGCTTATCGAACCATTACGGGAATTATTTAAAGACGAAGTGCGAACGCTCGGACTCGAACTCGGTCTTCCTGAAGAACTTATCTGGCGTCAACCATTTCCAGGGCCTGGTCTCGCCATTCGCATCCTCGGTTCGGTGACGCAAGAACGCCTCGACATTCTTCGAGAAGCCGATGCCATCGTGACCGATGAAATCGCTAAGGCTGGACTTTCACGAGATATCTGGCAATACTTTGCCGTCTTGCTCCCGGTTCAGACCGTTGGCGTGATGGGGGACCAGCGTACGTACGAATCGGTCATTGCCATCCGCGCCGTCACCAGTACCGATGGCATGACGGCCGATTGGGCGGCGCTGCCTCATGATCTCCTTGGTCGTCTCTCAAATCGCATCATTAATGAAGTCAATGGGGTCAATCGGGTTGTCTACGATATCAGCTCCAAACCACCTGGAACGATAGAGTGGGAATGA
- a CDS encoding rRNA pseudouridine synthase produces MMPADSSNAVRLQKVIARSGIMSRRQAEECIKQGRVTVNGKTVTVMGIRVDPQRDHIKVNGRHLKPTPPDVFLMLNKPAGYVSTMKDPEGRPTVSHLLDKTSLRTFPVGRLDYDSEGLLLLTNHGSVAQACLHPSSHVEKTYLVKIKGQLSDEAVQKLEQGVELEDGVTAPARVRKVRKVSVNSWIELTIYEGRNHQVKRMLLAVEHPVIKLKRTKFGPLRLGNLPLGNSRHLTDREANALRDLLYQAPSSVKTPQPRSKSTLWAKSTKRRTKPLSRSKAQSKTRTTQTHP; encoded by the coding sequence ATGATGCCTGCCGATTCTTCCAACGCAGTCCGTTTGCAAAAAGTCATCGCCCGATCAGGCATCATGTCTCGTCGACAGGCTGAGGAATGCATCAAACAGGGACGAGTCACCGTGAACGGGAAAACCGTAACGGTCATGGGAATCCGGGTTGACCCTCAGCGTGATCATATTAAGGTGAATGGACGCCATTTGAAACCTACCCCTCCTGACGTCTTTCTCATGCTGAATAAACCGGCAGGGTACGTATCGACCATGAAGGACCCAGAAGGCCGTCCGACCGTTTCTCATCTCTTAGATAAAACATCATTGCGCACATTTCCAGTCGGTCGGCTTGACTACGACAGCGAAGGCTTGTTACTGCTCACCAATCATGGATCCGTGGCGCAAGCCTGCCTCCACCCCAGCTCTCATGTTGAAAAGACCTATTTAGTCAAGATCAAAGGCCAACTTTCTGATGAAGCCGTGCAAAAACTCGAACAAGGAGTCGAACTGGAAGATGGCGTGACAGCTCCTGCACGTGTCAGAAAGGTCCGTAAGGTTTCTGTCAATTCCTGGATCGAACTGACGATATACGAAGGTCGAAATCATCAAGTCAAACGAATGTTGTTAGCCGTCGAACACCCAGTGATAAAGCTGAAACGAACGAAATTTGGGCCTCTTCGATTGGGAAATCTTCCTTTGGGAAACAGCCGACATTTGACGGACCGGGAAGCCAATGCGTTACGGGATCTATTATATCAGGCACCTTCTTCCGTGAAGACCCCTCAGCCCCGTTCCAAAAGCACATTGTGGGCGAAGAGCACCAAGCGAAGAACCAAACCTCTCTCTCGCTCCAAGGCTCAGTCGAAAACCAGAACGACACAGACTCACCCGTAG